In a single window of the Eriocheir sinensis breed Jianghai 21 chromosome 61, ASM2467909v1, whole genome shotgun sequence genome:
- the LOC126986384 gene encoding ATP synthase subunit beta, mitochondrial-like isoform X44, with the protein MYRVTGVIQSQGRVVVAAWRGGAGAVRVVPSAAPRAVHTSAPARDKKGSKVPPLRDATGRPVATPEVKRAAAKVAGWKDTWDVPKASQKSQAGTQQGGSLRDIIQAHPEVLRPSSKQASSSSDSDAPTPRRPTRGASPTKAAAGKAKAAKKGISEVAAVKESVVNARNSKNGVAKKTPTAAAASGEAAKEAAPKPEAAKEAAPKPEAAKEAAPKPEAAKEAAPKPEATAVKVAVPEATAVKEAVPEATAVKEAVPEATAVKEAVPEATAVKEAVPEATAVKEAVPEATAVKEAVPEATAMKEAVPEAVTVKEAVPEATAMKEAVPEVTAVKEATTAAAVEPPGVPGVEATVEEAAVAEDTAGPSLAAAAAGAVAADVPLSTLSEQGTVGGGRVVAVIGAVVDVAFEGTLPPILSALEVTNRHPRLVLEVAQHLGGNTVRTIAMDGTEGLVRGQEVRDSGGPISIPVGAATLGRIINVIGEPIDERGPILAASRAAIHAEAPEFSEMSVEQEILVTGIKVVDMLAPYSKGGKIGLFGGAGVGKTVLIMELINNVAKAHGGYSVFAGVGERTREGNDLYHEMIESGVISLTDDTSKVALVYGQMNEPPGARARVALTGLTVAEYFRDQEGQDVLFFVDNIFRFTQAGSEVSALLGRIPSAVGYQPTLATDMGSMQERITTTTKGSITSVQAIYVPADDLTDPAPATTFAHLDATTVLSRGIAELGIYPAVDPLDSTSRIMDPNIIGPRHYSTARGVQKILQDYKSLQDIIAILGMDELSEEDKLTVSRARKVQRFMSQPFQVAEVFTGYEGKFVSLEETIRSFEEILAGKHDNLPEAAFYMVGGIEEAETKAQQLTATQ; encoded by the exons AGTCAGGGgcgcgtggtggtggcggcgtggcgTGGGGGCGCCGGGGCGGTGCGGGTGGTGCCCTCGGCGGCCCCTCGCGCCGTGCACACGTCGGCCCCGGCGCGGGACAAGAAGGGCAGCAAGGTCCCGCCACTCCGCGATGCCACGGGACGCCCTGTGGCTACCCCTGAGGTGAAGCGCGCAGCGGCCAAAGTGGCGGGCTGGAAGGATACGTGGGACGTCCCCAAGGCGAGCCAGAAGAGCCAGGCTGGCACGCAGCAGGGTGGCTCGCTGCGGGATATCATTCAGGCCCATCCCGAGGTGCTCCGGCCCAGCAGTAAACAAGCTAGCAGCTCCTCTGACAGCGACGCCCCGACACCGCGCCGGCCTACGAGGGGCGCCTCCCCCACCAAGGCGGCTGCCGGCAAGGCAAAGGCTGCTAAAAAGGGAATCTCGGAGGTTGCAGCCGTGAAGGAATCCGTCGTCAATGCGAGGAACTCCAAAAATGGTGTCGCGAAGAAAACCCCGACGGCCGCCGCAGCAAGCGGTGAG GCCGCGAAGGAGGCCGCGCCAAAGCCTGAGGCCGCGAAGGAGGCCGCGCCAAAGCCTGAGGCCGCGAAGGAGGCCGCGCCAAAGCCTGAG GCCGCGAAGGAGGCCGCGCCAAAGCCGGAGGCCACAGCCGTGAAAGTGGCTGTGCCTGAGGCCACAGCCGTGAAGGAGGCTGTGCCTGAGGCCACAGCCGTGAAGGAGGCTGTGCCGGAGGCCACAGCCGTGAAGGAGGCTGTGCCGGAGGCCACAGCCGTGAAGGAGGCTGTGCCGGAGGCCACAGCTGTGAAGGAGGCTGTGCCGGAGGCCACAGCCGTGAAGGAGGCTGTGCCGGAGGCCACAGCCATGAAGGAGGCTGTGCCGGAG GCCGTAACCGTGAAGGAGGCTGTGCCGGAGGCCACAGCCATGAAGGAGGCTGTGCCGGAGGTCACAGCCGTGAAAGAGGCCACCACAGCAGCAGCCGTCGAGCCCCCGGGTGTCCCTGGAGTTGAGGCGACAGTCGAGGAGGCAGCCGTAGCTGAGGACACTGCAGGACCTTCTTTGGCGGcagctgctgctggtgctgtcgCCGCTGACGTCCCGCTTTCCACGCTTTCAGAGCAAG gCACCGTGGGTGGAGGCCGCGTGGTGGCTGTCATCGGCGCAGTGGTGGACGTGGCCTTCGAAGGGACGCTGCCGCCTATCCTCAGCGCCCTCGAGGTCACCAACAGACACCCGAGGCTCGTGCTGGAGGTGGCCCAACATCTCGGCGGCAACACTGTACGAACTATCGCCATGGACGGGACGGAGGGACTGGTGAGAGGTCAGGAGGTGAGGGACTCCGGGGGGCCCATCTCCATCCCCGTGGGCGCCGCTACCCTGGGGCGCATCATCAATGTGATAG GGGAGCCCATCGACGAGCGCGGGCCCATCCTCGCTGCCAGCCGTGCGGCCATCCACGCCGAGGCACCGGAGTTCTCGGAGATGAGCGTGGAGCAGGAGATTCTGGTGACGGGCATCAAGGTGGTGGACATGCTGGCGCCGTACTCCAAGGGCGGCAAGATTG GCCTCTTCGGCGGGGCGGGGGTCGGCAAGACGGTTCTCATTATGGAGCTGATCAACAATGTGGCCAAGGCTCACGGCGGCTACTCGGTCTTCGCGGGCGTCGGGGAGCGGACCAGGGAGGGGAACGACCTTTACCACGAGATGATAGAGTCTGGGGTCATCTCCCTCACGGATGACACTTCCAAG gtggcgcTGGTGTACGGGCAGATGAACGAGCCGCCGGGTGCCAGGGCGAGAGTGGCACTGACGGGGCTGACGGTGGCGGAGTACTTCAGGGACCAGGAGGGACAGGACGTGCTATTCTTCGTGGACAACATCTTCAG GTTCACCCAGGCTGGCTCGGAGGTGTCTGCCCTGCTTGGTCGCATCCCCTCAGCTGTAGGTTACCAGCCCACCCTGGCCACCGACATGGGGAGTATGCAGGAgaggatcaccaccaccaccaagggctCCATTACTTCcgtgcag GCCATCTATGTGCCAGCCGATGACCTGACAGACcccgcccccgccaccacctTCGCCCATCTCGACGCTACCACCGTGCTCTCCCGGGGCATCGCTGAGCTGGGCATCTACCCCGCCGTGGACCCCCTGGACTCCACCTCCCGCATCATGGACCCCAATATCATAGGACCCCGCCACTACTCCACGGCGAGAGGAGTCCAGAAGATATTGCAG GACTACAAATCCCTGCAGGACATCATTGCCATCCTGGGTATGGACGAACTCTCCGAGGAGGACAAACTCACAGTGTCACGGGCCCGCAAGGTGCAGCGCTTCATGTCCCAGCCCTTCCAGGTGGCCGAGGTCTTCACGGGCTACGAGGGGAAATTTGTCAGCCTGGAGGAGACCATTAGG aGCTTCGAGGAGATCCTGGCGGGGAAGCATGACAACCTACCCGAGGCGGCCTTCTACATGGTGGGCGGCATCGAGGAGGCGGAGACGAAGGCACAGCAGCTGACGGCgactcagtga
- the LOC126986384 gene encoding ATP synthase subunit beta, mitochondrial-like isoform X38, with translation MYRVTGVIQSQGRVVVAAWRGGAGAVRVVPSAAPRAVHTSAPARDKKGSKVPPLRDATGRPVATPEVKRAAAKVAGWKDTWDVPKASQKSQAGTQQGGSLRDIIQAHPEVLRPSSKQASSSSDSDAPTPRRPTRGASPTKAAAGKAKAAKKGISEVAAVKESVVNARNSKNGVAKKTPTAAAASGEAAKEAAPKPEAAKEAAPKPEAAKEAAPKPEAAKEAAPKPEAAKEAASKPEATAVKVAVPEATAVKEAVPEATAVKEAVPEATAVKEAVPEATAVKEAVPEATAVKEAVPEATAVKEAVPEATAMKEAVPEAVTVKEAVPEATAMKEAVPEVTAVKEATTAAAVEPPGVPGVEATVEEAAVAEDTAGPSLAAAAAGAVAADVPLSTLSEQGTVGGGRVVAVIGAVVDVAFEGTLPPILSALEVTNRHPRLVLEVAQHLGGNTVRTIAMDGTEGLVRGQEVRDSGGPISIPVGAATLGRIINVIGEPIDERGPILAASRAAIHAEAPEFSEMSVEQEILVTGIKVVDMLAPYSKGGKIGLFGGAGVGKTVLIMELINNVAKAHGGYSVFAGVGERTREGNDLYHEMIESGVISLTDDTSKVALVYGQMNEPPGARARVALTGLTVAEYFRDQEGQDVLFFVDNIFRFTQAGSEVSALLGRIPSAVGYQPTLATDMGSMQERITTTTKGSITSVQAIYVPADDLTDPAPATTFAHLDATTVLSRGIAELGIYPAVDPLDSTSRIMDPNIIGPRHYSTARGVQKILQDYKSLQDIIAILGMDELSEEDKLTVSRARKVQRFMSQPFQVAEVFTGYEGKFVSLEETIRSFEEILAGKHDNLPEAAFYMVGGIEEAETKAQQLTATQ, from the exons AGTCAGGGgcgcgtggtggtggcggcgtggcgTGGGGGCGCCGGGGCGGTGCGGGTGGTGCCCTCGGCGGCCCCTCGCGCCGTGCACACGTCGGCCCCGGCGCGGGACAAGAAGGGCAGCAAGGTCCCGCCACTCCGCGATGCCACGGGACGCCCTGTGGCTACCCCTGAGGTGAAGCGCGCAGCGGCCAAAGTGGCGGGCTGGAAGGATACGTGGGACGTCCCCAAGGCGAGCCAGAAGAGCCAGGCTGGCACGCAGCAGGGTGGCTCGCTGCGGGATATCATTCAGGCCCATCCCGAGGTGCTCCGGCCCAGCAGTAAACAAGCTAGCAGCTCCTCTGACAGCGACGCCCCGACACCGCGCCGGCCTACGAGGGGCGCCTCCCCCACCAAGGCGGCTGCCGGCAAGGCAAAGGCTGCTAAAAAGGGAATCTCGGAGGTTGCAGCCGTGAAGGAATCCGTCGTCAATGCGAGGAACTCCAAAAATGGTGTCGCGAAGAAAACCCCGACGGCCGCCGCAGCAAGCGGTGAG GCCGCGAAGGAGGCCGCGCCAAAGCCTGAGGCCGCGAAGGAGGCCGCGCCAAAGCCTGAG GCCGCGAAGGAGGCCGCCCCAAAGCCTGAGGCCGCGAAGGAGGCCGCGCCAAAGCCTGAGGCCGCGAAGGAGGCCGCGTCAAAGCCTGAG GCCACAGCCGTGAAAGTGGCTGTGCCTGAGGCCACAGCCGTGAAGGAGGCTGTGCCTGAGGCCACAGCCGTGAAGGAGGCTGTGCCGGAGGCCACAGCCGTGAAGGAGGCTGTGCCGGAGGCCACAGCCGTGAAGGAGGCTGTGCCGGAGGCCACAGCTGTGAAGGAGGCTGTGCCGGAGGCCACAGCCGTGAAGGAGGCTGTGCCGGAGGCCACAGCCATGAAGGAGGCTGTGCCGGAG GCCGTAACCGTGAAGGAGGCTGTGCCGGAGGCCACAGCCATGAAGGAGGCTGTGCCGGAGGTCACAGCCGTGAAAGAGGCCACCACAGCAGCAGCCGTCGAGCCCCCGGGTGTCCCTGGAGTTGAGGCGACAGTCGAGGAGGCAGCCGTAGCTGAGGACACTGCAGGACCTTCTTTGGCGGcagctgctgctggtgctgtcgCCGCTGACGTCCCGCTTTCCACGCTTTCAGAGCAAG gCACCGTGGGTGGAGGCCGCGTGGTGGCTGTCATCGGCGCAGTGGTGGACGTGGCCTTCGAAGGGACGCTGCCGCCTATCCTCAGCGCCCTCGAGGTCACCAACAGACACCCGAGGCTCGTGCTGGAGGTGGCCCAACATCTCGGCGGCAACACTGTACGAACTATCGCCATGGACGGGACGGAGGGACTGGTGAGAGGTCAGGAGGTGAGGGACTCCGGGGGGCCCATCTCCATCCCCGTGGGCGCCGCTACCCTGGGGCGCATCATCAATGTGATAG GGGAGCCCATCGACGAGCGCGGGCCCATCCTCGCTGCCAGCCGTGCGGCCATCCACGCCGAGGCACCGGAGTTCTCGGAGATGAGCGTGGAGCAGGAGATTCTGGTGACGGGCATCAAGGTGGTGGACATGCTGGCGCCGTACTCCAAGGGCGGCAAGATTG GCCTCTTCGGCGGGGCGGGGGTCGGCAAGACGGTTCTCATTATGGAGCTGATCAACAATGTGGCCAAGGCTCACGGCGGCTACTCGGTCTTCGCGGGCGTCGGGGAGCGGACCAGGGAGGGGAACGACCTTTACCACGAGATGATAGAGTCTGGGGTCATCTCCCTCACGGATGACACTTCCAAG gtggcgcTGGTGTACGGGCAGATGAACGAGCCGCCGGGTGCCAGGGCGAGAGTGGCACTGACGGGGCTGACGGTGGCGGAGTACTTCAGGGACCAGGAGGGACAGGACGTGCTATTCTTCGTGGACAACATCTTCAG GTTCACCCAGGCTGGCTCGGAGGTGTCTGCCCTGCTTGGTCGCATCCCCTCAGCTGTAGGTTACCAGCCCACCCTGGCCACCGACATGGGGAGTATGCAGGAgaggatcaccaccaccaccaagggctCCATTACTTCcgtgcag GCCATCTATGTGCCAGCCGATGACCTGACAGACcccgcccccgccaccacctTCGCCCATCTCGACGCTACCACCGTGCTCTCCCGGGGCATCGCTGAGCTGGGCATCTACCCCGCCGTGGACCCCCTGGACTCCACCTCCCGCATCATGGACCCCAATATCATAGGACCCCGCCACTACTCCACGGCGAGAGGAGTCCAGAAGATATTGCAG GACTACAAATCCCTGCAGGACATCATTGCCATCCTGGGTATGGACGAACTCTCCGAGGAGGACAAACTCACAGTGTCACGGGCCCGCAAGGTGCAGCGCTTCATGTCCCAGCCCTTCCAGGTGGCCGAGGTCTTCACGGGCTACGAGGGGAAATTTGTCAGCCTGGAGGAGACCATTAGG aGCTTCGAGGAGATCCTGGCGGGGAAGCATGACAACCTACCCGAGGCGGCCTTCTACATGGTGGGCGGCATCGAGGAGGCGGAGACGAAGGCACAGCAGCTGACGGCgactcagtga
- the LOC126986384 gene encoding ATP synthase subunit beta, mitochondrial-like isoform X16, which produces MYRVTGVIQSQGRVVVAAWRGGAGAVRVVPSAAPRAVHTSAPARDKKGSKVPPLRDATGRPVATPEVKRAAAKVAGWKDTWDVPKASQKSQAGTQQGGSLRDIIQAHPEVLRPSSKQASSSSDSDAPTPRRPTRGASPTKAAAGKAKAAKKGISEVAAVKESVVNARNSKNGVAKKTPTAAAASGEAAVKEAAPKTEAAKEAAPKPEAAKEAAPKPEAAKEAAPKPEAAKEAAPKPEAAKEAAPKPEAAKEAAPKPEAAKEAAPKPEAAKEAASKPEATAVKVAVPEATAVKEAVPEATAVKEAVPEATAVKEAVPEATAVKEAVPEATAVKEAVPEATAVKEAVPEATAMKEAVPEAVTVKEAVPEATAMKEAVPEVTAVKEATTAAAVEPPGVPGVEATVEEAAVAEDTAGPSLAAAAAGAVAADVPLSTLSEQGTVGGGRVVAVIGAVVDVAFEGTLPPILSALEVTNRHPRLVLEVAQHLGGNTVRTIAMDGTEGLVRGQEVRDSGGPISIPVGAATLGRIINVIGEPIDERGPILAASRAAIHAEAPEFSEMSVEQEILVTGIKVVDMLAPYSKGGKIGLFGGAGVGKTVLIMELINNVAKAHGGYSVFAGVGERTREGNDLYHEMIESGVISLTDDTSKVALVYGQMNEPPGARARVALTGLTVAEYFRDQEGQDVLFFVDNIFRFTQAGSEVSALLGRIPSAVGYQPTLATDMGSMQERITTTTKGSITSVQAIYVPADDLTDPAPATTFAHLDATTVLSRGIAELGIYPAVDPLDSTSRIMDPNIIGPRHYSTARGVQKILQDYKSLQDIIAILGMDELSEEDKLTVSRARKVQRFMSQPFQVAEVFTGYEGKFVSLEETIRSFEEILAGKHDNLPEAAFYMVGGIEEAETKAQQLTATQ; this is translated from the exons AGTCAGGGgcgcgtggtggtggcggcgtggcgTGGGGGCGCCGGGGCGGTGCGGGTGGTGCCCTCGGCGGCCCCTCGCGCCGTGCACACGTCGGCCCCGGCGCGGGACAAGAAGGGCAGCAAGGTCCCGCCACTCCGCGATGCCACGGGACGCCCTGTGGCTACCCCTGAGGTGAAGCGCGCAGCGGCCAAAGTGGCGGGCTGGAAGGATACGTGGGACGTCCCCAAGGCGAGCCAGAAGAGCCAGGCTGGCACGCAGCAGGGTGGCTCGCTGCGGGATATCATTCAGGCCCATCCCGAGGTGCTCCGGCCCAGCAGTAAACAAGCTAGCAGCTCCTCTGACAGCGACGCCCCGACACCGCGCCGGCCTACGAGGGGCGCCTCCCCCACCAAGGCGGCTGCCGGCAAGGCAAAGGCTGCTAAAAAGGGAATCTCGGAGGTTGCAGCCGTGAAGGAATCCGTCGTCAATGCGAGGAACTCCAAAAATGGTGTCGCGAAGAAAACCCCGACGGCCGCCGCAGCAAGCGGTGAGGCGGCAGTGAAGGAGGCTGCTCCAAAGACTGAGGCCGCGAAGGAGGCCGCGCCAAAGCCTGAGGCCGCGAAGGAGGCCGCGCCAAAGCCTGAGGCCGCGAAGGAGGCCGCGCCAAAGCCTGAGGCCGCGAAGGAGGCCGCGCCAAAGCCTGAGGCCGCGAAGGAGGCCGCGCCAAAGCCTGAG GCCGCGAAGGAGGCCGCGCCAAAGCCTGAG GCCGCGAAGGAGGCCGCGCCAAAGCCTGAGGCCGCGAAGGAGGCCGCGTCAAAGCCTGAG GCCACAGCCGTGAAAGTGGCTGTGCCTGAGGCCACAGCCGTGAAGGAGGCTGTGCCTGAGGCCACAGCCGTGAAGGAGGCTGTGCCGGAGGCCACAGCCGTGAAGGAGGCTGTGCCGGAGGCCACAGCCGTGAAGGAGGCTGTGCCGGAGGCCACAGCTGTGAAGGAGGCTGTGCCGGAGGCCACAGCCGTGAAGGAGGCTGTGCCGGAGGCCACAGCCATGAAGGAGGCTGTGCCGGAG GCCGTAACCGTGAAGGAGGCTGTGCCGGAGGCCACAGCCATGAAGGAGGCTGTGCCGGAGGTCACAGCCGTGAAAGAGGCCACCACAGCAGCAGCCGTCGAGCCCCCGGGTGTCCCTGGAGTTGAGGCGACAGTCGAGGAGGCAGCCGTAGCTGAGGACACTGCAGGACCTTCTTTGGCGGcagctgctgctggtgctgtcgCCGCTGACGTCCCGCTTTCCACGCTTTCAGAGCAAG gCACCGTGGGTGGAGGCCGCGTGGTGGCTGTCATCGGCGCAGTGGTGGACGTGGCCTTCGAAGGGACGCTGCCGCCTATCCTCAGCGCCCTCGAGGTCACCAACAGACACCCGAGGCTCGTGCTGGAGGTGGCCCAACATCTCGGCGGCAACACTGTACGAACTATCGCCATGGACGGGACGGAGGGACTGGTGAGAGGTCAGGAGGTGAGGGACTCCGGGGGGCCCATCTCCATCCCCGTGGGCGCCGCTACCCTGGGGCGCATCATCAATGTGATAG GGGAGCCCATCGACGAGCGCGGGCCCATCCTCGCTGCCAGCCGTGCGGCCATCCACGCCGAGGCACCGGAGTTCTCGGAGATGAGCGTGGAGCAGGAGATTCTGGTGACGGGCATCAAGGTGGTGGACATGCTGGCGCCGTACTCCAAGGGCGGCAAGATTG GCCTCTTCGGCGGGGCGGGGGTCGGCAAGACGGTTCTCATTATGGAGCTGATCAACAATGTGGCCAAGGCTCACGGCGGCTACTCGGTCTTCGCGGGCGTCGGGGAGCGGACCAGGGAGGGGAACGACCTTTACCACGAGATGATAGAGTCTGGGGTCATCTCCCTCACGGATGACACTTCCAAG gtggcgcTGGTGTACGGGCAGATGAACGAGCCGCCGGGTGCCAGGGCGAGAGTGGCACTGACGGGGCTGACGGTGGCGGAGTACTTCAGGGACCAGGAGGGACAGGACGTGCTATTCTTCGTGGACAACATCTTCAG GTTCACCCAGGCTGGCTCGGAGGTGTCTGCCCTGCTTGGTCGCATCCCCTCAGCTGTAGGTTACCAGCCCACCCTGGCCACCGACATGGGGAGTATGCAGGAgaggatcaccaccaccaccaagggctCCATTACTTCcgtgcag GCCATCTATGTGCCAGCCGATGACCTGACAGACcccgcccccgccaccacctTCGCCCATCTCGACGCTACCACCGTGCTCTCCCGGGGCATCGCTGAGCTGGGCATCTACCCCGCCGTGGACCCCCTGGACTCCACCTCCCGCATCATGGACCCCAATATCATAGGACCCCGCCACTACTCCACGGCGAGAGGAGTCCAGAAGATATTGCAG GACTACAAATCCCTGCAGGACATCATTGCCATCCTGGGTATGGACGAACTCTCCGAGGAGGACAAACTCACAGTGTCACGGGCCCGCAAGGTGCAGCGCTTCATGTCCCAGCCCTTCCAGGTGGCCGAGGTCTTCACGGGCTACGAGGGGAAATTTGTCAGCCTGGAGGAGACCATTAGG aGCTTCGAGGAGATCCTGGCGGGGAAGCATGACAACCTACCCGAGGCGGCCTTCTACATGGTGGGCGGCATCGAGGAGGCGGAGACGAAGGCACAGCAGCTGACGGCgactcagtga
- the LOC126986384 gene encoding ATP synthase subunit beta, mitochondrial-like isoform X31, translating into MYRVTGVIQSQGRVVVAAWRGGAGAVRVVPSAAPRAVHTSAPARDKKGSKVPPLRDATGRPVATPEVKRAAAKVAGWKDTWDVPKASQKSQAGTQQGGSLRDIIQAHPEVLRPSSKQASSSSDSDAPTPRRPTRGASPTKAAAGKAKAAKKGISEVAAVKESVVNARNSKNGVAKKTPTAAAASGEAAKEAAPKPEAAKEAAPKPEAAKEAAPKPEAAKEAAPKPEAAKEAAPKPEAAKEAASKPEATAVKVAVPEATAVKEAVPEATAVKEAVPEATAVKEAVPEATAVKEAVPEATAVKEAVPEATAVKEAVPEATAMKEAVPEAVTVKEAVPEATAMKEAVPEVTAVKEATTAAAVEPPGVPGVEATVEEAAVAEDTAGPSLAAAAAGAVAADVPLSTLSEQGTVGGGRVVAVIGAVVDVAFEGTLPPILSALEVTNRHPRLVLEVAQHLGGNTVRTIAMDGTEGLVRGQEVRDSGGPISIPVGAATLGRIINVIGEPIDERGPILAASRAAIHAEAPEFSEMSVEQEILVTGIKVVDMLAPYSKGGKIGLFGGAGVGKTVLIMELINNVAKAHGGYSVFAGVGERTREGNDLYHEMIESGVISLTDDTSKVALVYGQMNEPPGARARVALTGLTVAEYFRDQEGQDVLFFVDNIFRFTQAGSEVSALLGRIPSAVGYQPTLATDMGSMQERITTTTKGSITSVQAIYVPADDLTDPAPATTFAHLDATTVLSRGIAELGIYPAVDPLDSTSRIMDPNIIGPRHYSTARGVQKILQDYKSLQDIIAILGMDELSEEDKLTVSRARKVQRFMSQPFQVAEVFTGYEGKFVSLEETIRSFEEILAGKHDNLPEAAFYMVGGIEEAETKAQQLTATQ; encoded by the exons AGTCAGGGgcgcgtggtggtggcggcgtggcgTGGGGGCGCCGGGGCGGTGCGGGTGGTGCCCTCGGCGGCCCCTCGCGCCGTGCACACGTCGGCCCCGGCGCGGGACAAGAAGGGCAGCAAGGTCCCGCCACTCCGCGATGCCACGGGACGCCCTGTGGCTACCCCTGAGGTGAAGCGCGCAGCGGCCAAAGTGGCGGGCTGGAAGGATACGTGGGACGTCCCCAAGGCGAGCCAGAAGAGCCAGGCTGGCACGCAGCAGGGTGGCTCGCTGCGGGATATCATTCAGGCCCATCCCGAGGTGCTCCGGCCCAGCAGTAAACAAGCTAGCAGCTCCTCTGACAGCGACGCCCCGACACCGCGCCGGCCTACGAGGGGCGCCTCCCCCACCAAGGCGGCTGCCGGCAAGGCAAAGGCTGCTAAAAAGGGAATCTCGGAGGTTGCAGCCGTGAAGGAATCCGTCGTCAATGCGAGGAACTCCAAAAATGGTGTCGCGAAGAAAACCCCGACGGCCGCCGCAGCAAGCGGTGAG GCCGCGAAGGAGGCCGCGCCAAAGCCTGAGGCCGCGAAGGAGGCCGCGCCAAAGCCTGAG GCCGCGAAGGAGGCCGCGCCAAAGCCTGAGGCCGCGAAGGAGGCCGCCCCAAAGCCTGAGGCCGCGAAGGAGGCCGCGCCAAAGCCTGAGGCCGCGAAGGAGGCCGCGTCAAAGCCTGAG GCCACAGCCGTGAAAGTGGCTGTGCCTGAGGCCACAGCCGTGAAGGAGGCTGTGCCTGAGGCCACAGCCGTGAAGGAGGCTGTGCCGGAGGCCACAGCCGTGAAGGAGGCTGTGCCGGAGGCCACAGCCGTGAAGGAGGCTGTGCCGGAGGCCACAGCTGTGAAGGAGGCTGTGCCGGAGGCCACAGCCGTGAAGGAGGCTGTGCCGGAGGCCACAGCCATGAAGGAGGCTGTGCCGGAG GCCGTAACCGTGAAGGAGGCTGTGCCGGAGGCCACAGCCATGAAGGAGGCTGTGCCGGAGGTCACAGCCGTGAAAGAGGCCACCACAGCAGCAGCCGTCGAGCCCCCGGGTGTCCCTGGAGTTGAGGCGACAGTCGAGGAGGCAGCCGTAGCTGAGGACACTGCAGGACCTTCTTTGGCGGcagctgctgctggtgctgtcgCCGCTGACGTCCCGCTTTCCACGCTTTCAGAGCAAG gCACCGTGGGTGGAGGCCGCGTGGTGGCTGTCATCGGCGCAGTGGTGGACGTGGCCTTCGAAGGGACGCTGCCGCCTATCCTCAGCGCCCTCGAGGTCACCAACAGACACCCGAGGCTCGTGCTGGAGGTGGCCCAACATCTCGGCGGCAACACTGTACGAACTATCGCCATGGACGGGACGGAGGGACTGGTGAGAGGTCAGGAGGTGAGGGACTCCGGGGGGCCCATCTCCATCCCCGTGGGCGCCGCTACCCTGGGGCGCATCATCAATGTGATAG GGGAGCCCATCGACGAGCGCGGGCCCATCCTCGCTGCCAGCCGTGCGGCCATCCACGCCGAGGCACCGGAGTTCTCGGAGATGAGCGTGGAGCAGGAGATTCTGGTGACGGGCATCAAGGTGGTGGACATGCTGGCGCCGTACTCCAAGGGCGGCAAGATTG GCCTCTTCGGCGGGGCGGGGGTCGGCAAGACGGTTCTCATTATGGAGCTGATCAACAATGTGGCCAAGGCTCACGGCGGCTACTCGGTCTTCGCGGGCGTCGGGGAGCGGACCAGGGAGGGGAACGACCTTTACCACGAGATGATAGAGTCTGGGGTCATCTCCCTCACGGATGACACTTCCAAG gtggcgcTGGTGTACGGGCAGATGAACGAGCCGCCGGGTGCCAGGGCGAGAGTGGCACTGACGGGGCTGACGGTGGCGGAGTACTTCAGGGACCAGGAGGGACAGGACGTGCTATTCTTCGTGGACAACATCTTCAG GTTCACCCAGGCTGGCTCGGAGGTGTCTGCCCTGCTTGGTCGCATCCCCTCAGCTGTAGGTTACCAGCCCACCCTGGCCACCGACATGGGGAGTATGCAGGAgaggatcaccaccaccaccaagggctCCATTACTTCcgtgcag GCCATCTATGTGCCAGCCGATGACCTGACAGACcccgcccccgccaccacctTCGCCCATCTCGACGCTACCACCGTGCTCTCCCGGGGCATCGCTGAGCTGGGCATCTACCCCGCCGTGGACCCCCTGGACTCCACCTCCCGCATCATGGACCCCAATATCATAGGACCCCGCCACTACTCCACGGCGAGAGGAGTCCAGAAGATATTGCAG GACTACAAATCCCTGCAGGACATCATTGCCATCCTGGGTATGGACGAACTCTCCGAGGAGGACAAACTCACAGTGTCACGGGCCCGCAAGGTGCAGCGCTTCATGTCCCAGCCCTTCCAGGTGGCCGAGGTCTTCACGGGCTACGAGGGGAAATTTGTCAGCCTGGAGGAGACCATTAGG aGCTTCGAGGAGATCCTGGCGGGGAAGCATGACAACCTACCCGAGGCGGCCTTCTACATGGTGGGCGGCATCGAGGAGGCGGAGACGAAGGCACAGCAGCTGACGGCgactcagtga